The following coding sequences are from one Clostridioides difficile ATCC 9689 = DSM 1296 window:
- a CDS encoding helix-hairpin-helix domain-containing protein → MKKKVKFISFFVLFILIISSIIVYKSLIFKDDIYVVSKKNLPNEKTHVVENEIKGEDNNHNKVTKDIDKNFQNNKITIYISGAVNRPGIVTIESDKRLYDAVELLGGTTKEADLNGVNLSVRLEDEQHYIIPKIGEATSVTSNDDSNKPNQKNESRGEPKNKSNKNISNESKVNINVATIEELDSLPGVGEATANKILQHREENGQFSSIEEIKNVNGIGDKKYENIKDLICVD, encoded by the coding sequence ATGAAAAAAAAGGTAAAATTTATTTCGTTTTTTGTTTTATTTATTTTAATAATATCATCAATAATCGTTTATAAATCGCTTATTTTCAAAGATGATATTTATGTTGTAAGTAAAAAAAATTTACCTAATGAAAAAACACATGTTGTAGAGAATGAAATTAAAGGTGAAGATAATAATCACAATAAAGTAACTAAAGACATAGATAAAAATTTTCAAAATAATAAAATAACTATATACATAAGTGGAGCAGTAAATAGACCTGGAATTGTAACTATAGAGTCAGACAAGAGACTTTATGATGCTGTAGAATTACTAGGAGGAACGACAAAAGAAGCAGATTTAAATGGAGTCAATCTATCAGTAAGATTAGAAGATGAACAACATTACATAATACCTAAAATAGGTGAAGCAACATCTGTTACAAGTAATGATGATTCCAATAAACCAAATCAGAAGAATGAGTCAAGAGGTGAGCCTAAAAATAAATCCAATAAAAATATATCTAACGAATCAAAAGTAAATATAAATGTAGCGACTATAGAAGAGTTGGATTCTCTACCTGGGGTTGGAGAAGCTACAGCCAATAAAATTTTACAACACAGAGAAGAAAATGGACAGTTTAGTTCAATTGAGGAAATAAAAAATGTAAATGGTATTGGAGATAAAAAGTATGAAAATATAAAAGATTTAATTTGTGTAGACTAA
- a CDS encoding DUF2325 domain-containing protein: protein MNLLVIGGHERMEKDYMVMAKKKGYKTKVYTTMSSKLNNSIGRPDAVVILTSTVSHKMSRTVESQAKKQDILIVRHKNSSKVAFNECLDMVDECLGNCSKCKLKDKQKQKNI, encoded by the coding sequence ATGAACTTATTAGTGATTGGTGGTCATGAAAGAATGGAAAAAGATTATATGGTTATGGCCAAGAAAAAAGGTTATAAGACAAAGGTATATACTACCATGTCATCTAAATTAAATAATTCTATAGGAAGACCAGATGCAGTTGTCATACTTACATCAACTGTTTCACATAAGATGTCTAGAACGGTTGAGTCTCAAGCTAAAAAACAAGATATATTAATCGTAAGGCATAAAAATAGTAGTAAGGTAGCATTTAATGAATGTCTAGATATGGTTGATGAATGTCTGGGAAATTGTTCAAAATGTAAGCTTAAAGACAAACAAAAACAAAAAAATATATAG
- a CDS encoding sporulation-associated two-component system sensor histidine kinase, translated as MKNIIPDVKPDIKEREDMSLLFIIMGSVLLLFIIKDIEKYETLLHAIYTIFLVATGVIIFNTTKFKVDSFSTFLGLIFIATGVLECIYLFNSLGIKTKSIMEINITISAITDLFPILGVYLSFKFVKDNKQIYSSVILFIATATLTITSLFIISGICDYLGNGKSQYALGVIISIFIIIISIVSGIELNSSSNKGKWEYDEKKIFNRIIVIIILSRVPNLLHIVIDNRNVERILSQIIINVALYYLYNYIVSKNIKKTALELHDTNEELTKKTESLKEKNKKLIYETEKIEELKGILMKRESRLQSTLDVAVNSIVVFSKDGEITYANKSFRNTFGDYKEQDKLTDKIKNFNDLIESIHYVFVHEKNAEKLISTSDNKVYQAIFAPLIIASQTEGVLCVLEDKTKKKEYERKLIEANKRSKDFLESIGDGIVVLEGNNKIYVNNACREIFKNNLESIDFSLVCKSEESIEKRYVIDGEVKYVEMSFSQYTNAGTNKTIIVIRDTTSRKISQIKLEESQSSYSRFIDILPDGICLLKEDLSINYANKSFLDMLAFTNIDDIKDSNIKLLMNANTEEKMKFTDNMAKVLNENRSILLLEYELINSYDDIVEVELSALPFAIYNTRYIMLIIKDLVHKKYSEQAEKELLERFKTDKIKTEFFANMSHELKTPLNVISSSNQLVDSFYRNEKIKDYNNNIKSHVDLVRQSSYRLQRLINNIIDLTKMESGFYTLKLAKYNIVSVIEDLFMNIEEYALRKDIKILFDTDLEEINVYIDKVEIERIMLNLLSNCIKFTDNGGWIYVSIHYKIDKVIISVKDTGVGIPQDKLELIFEEFSQVDKTLSRNTEGSGIGLAIVKNLVSLHGGDIEVVSEVNKGTEFLISLPMKGFSSEHYTEDKRIYNIQEKIKIEFSDIYY; from the coding sequence TTGAAGAATATAATACCTGATGTAAAACCAGATATAAAAGAAAGAGAAGACATGAGCCTTTTATTTATAATAATGGGCTCAGTACTTTTATTATTTATTATAAAAGATATAGAGAAATATGAAACTTTATTACATGCCATATATACGATATTTTTAGTAGCTACAGGAGTAATTATATTTAATACTACAAAATTTAAAGTAGATTCATTTTCTACATTTTTAGGATTAATTTTTATAGCTACTGGAGTATTGGAGTGTATATATTTATTTAATTCCTTGGGGATTAAAACTAAGTCTATAATGGAGATTAACATCACAATATCAGCAATAACAGATTTATTTCCTATACTGGGTGTATACTTAAGTTTTAAATTTGTTAAGGATAACAAACAAATTTATTCAAGTGTAATTTTATTTATAGCAACTGCTACATTAACAATAACATCTTTATTCATAATATCAGGAATTTGTGACTATCTGGGAAATGGTAAATCACAATATGCTTTAGGAGTTATAATATCTATATTCATAATAATTATTTCTATTGTTAGTGGAATTGAATTAAATTCAAGTTCAAATAAAGGCAAATGGGAATATGATGAAAAAAAGATTTTTAACAGAATAATAGTAATAATAATCTTATCAAGAGTTCCAAATCTATTGCATATAGTTATTGATAATAGAAATGTAGAGAGGATATTATCCCAGATAATAATAAATGTAGCCTTATATTATTTATATAATTACATAGTATCTAAGAATATTAAGAAAACAGCACTGGAATTGCATGATACGAATGAAGAATTAACAAAAAAAACGGAAAGTTTAAAAGAAAAGAATAAAAAATTAATCTATGAGACAGAAAAGATAGAGGAACTTAAGGGAATACTTATGAAAAGAGAATCTAGGCTACAATCTACATTAGATGTAGCAGTAAATAGCATAGTAGTATTTAGCAAAGATGGAGAAATTACATATGCAAATAAGAGCTTTAGAAATACTTTTGGAGACTATAAAGAACAAGATAAATTGACTGATAAAATAAAAAACTTCAATGATTTGATAGAAAGCATTCATTATGTGTTTGTTCATGAGAAGAATGCAGAGAAACTTATTAGTACAAGCGATAATAAAGTTTATCAAGCTATATTTGCACCTTTAATTATTGCTTCACAAACAGAAGGAGTATTGTGTGTACTAGAAGATAAGACTAAGAAAAAGGAGTACGAACGCAAACTTATTGAAGCAAATAAGAGAAGTAAAGATTTTTTAGAAAGTATTGGAGATGGCATAGTAGTGCTTGAAGGTAATAACAAAATATATGTTAATAATGCATGTAGGGAAATTTTTAAAAATAATTTAGAGAGTATTGATTTTTCATTAGTATGTAAAAGTGAAGAAAGTATAGAAAAAAGATATGTAATAGATGGTGAAGTAAAGTATGTAGAGATGAGTTTTTCTCAGTATACTAATGCTGGTACTAATAAAACTATTATTGTAATACGTGATACAACCTCTCGAAAAATATCTCAAATAAAACTTGAGGAAAGTCAATCATCATATTCAAGATTTATAGATATATTACCTGATGGCATATGCTTATTAAAAGAAGATTTAAGTATAAACTATGCAAATAAGTCGTTTTTAGATATGCTAGCTTTTACAAACATAGATGATATAAAAGATTCTAATATTAAACTATTAATGAATGCGAATACTGAAGAAAAAATGAAATTTACGGATAATATGGCTAAAGTTTTAAATGAAAATAGAAGTATACTTTTACTGGAATATGAATTGATAAATAGTTATGATGATATAGTAGAAGTAGAATTAAGTGCATTACCTTTTGCTATATACAATACTAGATACATAATGCTTATTATAAAAGATTTAGTACATAAGAAATATTCCGAGCAAGCAGAAAAAGAACTGCTTGAAAGATTTAAAACAGATAAAATCAAAACGGAGTTTTTTGCAAATATGTCTCATGAATTAAAAACTCCACTAAATGTTATATCTAGTTCAAATCAACTGGTAGATTCTTTCTATAGAAATGAAAAGATAAAAGATTACAATAACAATATTAAATCTCATGTGGATTTAGTTAGACAAAGTTCTTATAGGCTTCAAAGATTAATAAATAACATTATAGATTTAACAAAGATGGAGTCTGGGTTCTATACACTAAAACTTGCGAAATACAATATTGTATCTGTAATAGAAGACTTATTTATGAATATAGAAGAGTATGCACTTAGAAAAGACATAAAAATTCTTTTTGATACAGACCTTGAAGAAATTAATGTTTATATAGACAAGGTTGAAATTGAGAGAATTATGTTGAATCTATTGTCAAACTGTATTAAGTTTACTGATAATGGAGGCTGGATATATGTAAGTATTCATTATAAAATAGATAAAGTAATCATAAGTGTAAAAGACACTGGAGTTGGAATACCACAAGATAAATTAGAATTGATTTTTGAAGAATTTTCACAAGTTGATAAGACTTTATCCAGAAATACTGAAGGAAGTGGAATAGGGCTTGCTATAGTTAAGAATCTAGTAAGTCTTCATGGTGGAGATATAGAAGTAGTAAGTGAAGTGAATAAAGGCACAGAGTTCTTAATTTCACTTCCAATGAAGGGATTTAGTAGTGAACATTACACAGAAGATAAGAGAATATATAATATTCAAGAAAAAATAAAAATAGAATTTTCTGATATATACTATTAA
- the selA gene encoding L-seryl-tRNA(Sec) selenium transferase: MLPSVDEVLSDNRIVEIINEYPRSLVLESVREVIDLKRQFILRLKEDASNSVTIEFGEIIESAIERVKLNYSLSLKKVINATGTVIHTNLGRSLLSEDIKDELWCAASRYSNLEYDLDNGERGSRYSHLTSTIKRLTGAEDVLVVNNNAAAVLLVLSTMAKGGEAIVSRGELVEVGGSFRIPSIMALSGAELVEVGSTNKTHLKDYKEAITEDTNVLMKVHTSNYRIMGFTESVSIEELVNLGKKYKLPVIEDLGSGVFIDLSKYGLSYEPTVLDSIRQGADVVTFSGDKMLGGPQAGIIVGKKEYIEKMKKNQLTRALRVDKLTICALEATLRMYLDETKAIENIPTLKMLTYKIEELEVKANKLFEKITALNLNANINIEDGFSQVGGGSMPLETISTKVISITPEHMNVSSLEKKLRLSEAHIIARVYDNKYVLDVRTIFDDEFDVIVEELRKAFN; the protein is encoded by the coding sequence ATGTTGCCTTCAGTTGATGAAGTATTAAGTGATAATAGAATTGTAGAAATAATAAATGAATATCCTAGAAGTTTAGTTTTAGAATCTGTGAGAGAAGTAATAGATTTAAAAAGACAATTTATATTAAGATTAAAAGAAGATGCATCAAACTCTGTAACAATAGAGTTTGGTGAAATAATAGAATCTGCAATAGAGAGAGTTAAGTTAAATTACTCATTATCTTTAAAAAAAGTTATAAATGCAACTGGTACAGTTATTCATACAAATTTAGGAAGGTCTTTACTTAGTGAAGATATAAAAGATGAATTATGGTGTGCTGCTTCAAGGTATTCAAACTTAGAATACGATTTGGATAATGGAGAAAGAGGTTCAAGATACTCTCATTTAACTAGTACAATAAAAAGACTTACTGGAGCAGAAGATGTACTAGTTGTAAATAATAATGCAGCGGCAGTACTTCTTGTACTTAGCACAATGGCTAAAGGAGGAGAAGCAATTGTATCTCGTGGAGAATTAGTTGAAGTAGGTGGTTCATTTAGGATTCCAAGTATAATGGCTCTTAGTGGTGCAGAATTAGTTGAAGTTGGTTCAACTAATAAAACTCATTTGAAAGATTACAAGGAGGCCATTACAGAAGATACAAATGTATTGATGAAGGTTCATACAAGTAATTATAGAATAATGGGATTCACAGAGAGTGTTTCTATAGAAGAATTGGTTAATTTAGGTAAAAAATATAAACTACCTGTAATAGAAGACTTAGGAAGTGGAGTTTTTATAGATTTATCAAAATATGGTTTATCTTATGAACCAACTGTATTGGATTCTATTCGACAAGGTGCAGATGTAGTAACTTTTAGTGGAGATAAGATGCTTGGAGGTCCACAAGCAGGTATTATAGTTGGGAAAAAAGAGTATATAGAAAAAATGAAGAAAAATCAACTTACTAGAGCACTTAGAGTTGATAAGCTTACAATATGTGCTCTTGAAGCAACATTGAGAATGTATTTAGATGAGACAAAAGCTATAGAAAATATACCTACTTTAAAAATGTTGACATATAAAATTGAAGAATTAGAAGTAAAAGCAAATAAACTATTTGAAAAAATAACTGCTTTAAACTTAAATGCAAACATAAATATAGAAGATGGATTTTCACAGGTGGGAGGAGGGTCTATGCCTCTTGAAACTATAAGTACAAAGGTAATATCAATAACTCCTGAACATATGAATGTTTCATCTTTAGAAAAAAAACTAAGACTTAGTGAAGCACATATAATAGCCAGAGTGTATGATAATAAATATGTACTAGATGTAAGAACTATATTTGATGATGAATTTGATGTAATAGTTGAGGAATTGAGAAAAGCATTTAATTAA
- the manA gene encoding mannose-6-phosphate isomerase, class I, giving the protein MEPLFLKPIFMDRIWGGTALKDKFNYEIDSPTTGECWAISSHKNGDCLIENGKYKGKKLSELWNKNRELFGNTPGDKFPLLTKILDANDNLSVQVHPNDEYAKKNENGELGKTECWYVIDCSDDAEIIIGHNAKSHKEFVNMVNNNEWDKLLRKVNIKKGDFFYVPSGTIHAICKGTLILETQQNSDTTYRVYDYDRTDNSGNKRELHVQKSIDVTNVPHINFDTDYKIVSTSDFKCTTFVSNEFFSVYKLDVFGKCNFTHNTPFSLYSVLDGNGKLIHNSVEYNLKKGMHFILPNDFGDFSFEGNLEIICSHI; this is encoded by the coding sequence ATGGAACCATTATTTTTAAAACCTATTTTTATGGATAGAATATGGGGTGGTACTGCACTTAAAGATAAATTTAATTATGAAATAGATTCGCCAACAACTGGTGAATGTTGGGCTATAAGCTCTCATAAAAATGGAGATTGCTTAATAGAAAATGGAAAATATAAAGGTAAAAAACTATCTGAATTGTGGAATAAAAATAGAGAATTATTTGGAAACACACCTGGTGATAAGTTTCCTTTACTTACAAAAATATTGGATGCAAATGATAATTTATCAGTTCAAGTTCATCCAAATGATGAATATGCTAAAAAAAATGAAAATGGAGAGTTAGGTAAGACAGAGTGTTGGTATGTAATAGATTGTTCTGATGATGCAGAAATTATAATAGGTCATAATGCAAAATCTCATAAAGAATTTGTAAATATGGTAAATAATAATGAATGGGACAAACTACTTAGAAAGGTTAACATAAAAAAGGGAGACTTTTTCTATGTTCCAAGTGGTACTATACATGCTATATGCAAAGGAACATTGATTTTAGAAACTCAACAAAACTCAGATACTACTTATAGAGTCTATGATTATGATAGAACTGACAATTCAGGTAATAAGCGTGAACTTCATGTTCAAAAATCAATAGATGTTACGAATGTTCCTCATATAAATTTCGATACTGACTATAAAATCGTATCAACATCAGACTTTAAATGCACAACATTTGTGTCAAACGAATTTTTTAGTGTTTATAAATTAGATGTTTTTGGAAAATGTAATTTTACACACAATACACCTTTTTCTTTATACAGTGTGTTGGATGGAAATGGAAAACTTATACACAATTCTGTAGAATATAATTTAAAAAAGGGTATGCATTTTATACTACCAAACGACTTTGGAGATTTTAGTTTTGAAGGTAATTTAGAGATTATATGTTCTCACATATAG
- a CDS encoding D-alanyl-D-alanine carboxypeptidase family protein yields the protein MKRNLSLLLICLLIFTSFLGSSNISFADNEPAIVAKHAVLMDYESGKILYNKDGNSKLYPASTTKVWTACLVLKEVKDLNQVIEIKDLPQIDGSSMYLKNGESFTVKQLLDALLVHSANDAAFVLARYVGGGNVQKFIDLMNSEAKKIGATNTHFNNPHGLPDPNHYTTAHDMALIAREAMNNDTFRQIVKTKSLKFEATKAYPYERYFVNTNKFLTSHDKITYKGQPINIKYDIVDGIKTGYTDAAGKCLLSSAVKDGRRVIVAVFNSTNADLYLDSRILIDYGFDNFKCATIVDKEKYTDTKKVLFTKQHELIYEPKNSYRIFLEKDESQGNYDTKTELNKIDLPIKKGAKVGTLNVYNNGKLENSIDLIAKNNLDSSLPFLTENNVLMTFVKIIAGILVLLVLFIIASNIKKKKRKKARSKKNMKK from the coding sequence ATGAAAAGAAATTTATCACTTTTATTAATCTGTTTATTGATATTTACTTCATTTTTAGGAAGCTCTAATATCTCTTTTGCAGATAATGAACCAGCTATAGTTGCTAAACATGCAGTTTTAATGGACTATGAGTCTGGCAAAATACTATATAATAAGGATGGAAATTCTAAGCTTTATCCAGCTTCAACAACTAAAGTATGGACAGCTTGTTTAGTTCTAAAGGAGGTTAAAGATTTAAATCAAGTAATAGAAATTAAAGATTTACCTCAAATAGATGGCTCTAGTATGTATCTAAAAAATGGGGAATCTTTTACTGTAAAGCAGTTACTAGATGCTCTTTTGGTTCATTCTGCTAATGATGCTGCTTTTGTATTAGCTAGATATGTTGGTGGTGGCAATGTACAAAAATTTATTGACCTAATGAACTCTGAGGCAAAAAAAATTGGAGCTACTAATACTCATTTTAATAATCCTCATGGATTACCAGACCCAAATCACTACACAACAGCTCATGATATGGCTCTCATAGCTAGAGAAGCTATGAATAATGATACTTTTAGACAAATTGTAAAAACTAAGTCACTTAAATTTGAAGCTACAAAAGCATATCCTTATGAGAGATACTTTGTAAACACTAATAAGTTTTTGACATCACATGATAAGATTACATACAAAGGTCAACCTATAAATATAAAATATGATATAGTTGATGGTATAAAAACTGGATATACTGATGCTGCTGGTAAATGTCTTTTATCGAGTGCTGTAAAAGATGGCAGAAGAGTTATCGTTGCTGTATTTAATTCAACTAATGCTGATTTATATTTAGACTCACGTATTCTGATTGATTATGGATTTGATAACTTTAAGTGTGCTACTATTGTTGATAAAGAAAAATACACAGATACTAAAAAAGTATTGTTTACAAAACAACATGAATTGATTTATGAACCAAAAAATAGTTATAGGATATTCTTAGAAAAAGATGAATCTCAAGGCAATTATGATACCAAAACAGAGTTAAATAAAATTGATTTGCCTATAAAAAAAGGAGCTAAGGTTGGTACTTTAAATGTATATAATAATGGTAAACTAGAAAACAGTATAGACTTAATTGCAAAAAATAATCTTGATAGCAGTCTTCCATTTTTGACTGAAAATAATGTTTTAATGACTTTTGTTAAGATTATTGCAGGTATTCTAGTGCTTTTAGTTTTATTTATAATAGCTTCAAATATAAAGAAGAAAAAAAGAAAAAAAGCTAGAAGTAAAAAAAATATGAAAAAGTAA
- the selB gene encoding selenocysteine-specific translation elongation factor, whose product MKNVVIGTAGHIDHGKTTLIKALTGRETDTLDEEKKRGISINLGFTYFDLPNNRRAGIVDVPGHEKFIKNMLAGASGIDIVLLVVAADEGVMPQTVEHLDILSFLNIKNGIVVLTKSDTVDDEFRELAKEDICEKIKGTFLEDAEIIEVDSISKRGIDTLIEKIDKMSDDIEDKNENSPARLNIDRVFSIKGFGTVITGTLIEGKISIEDDLVIYPQVLKTKIRSIQVHGENKDTAYAGQRTAINISNVKVDDIKRGDVLAAPNSLEESMMLDVKLSLVNHLDKGLKHWDRLRLYHGTREILCRAVPLDKELIESGESGYVQLRLEESIVSKKGDTFVVRRYSPMETIGGGVIIDPSPKKHKKFDEKVIEALKIKEKGELKDIIEEYLKRNLKNYPNIKEIMSYSGAHEEDVKRALETLISEDKVFIIGNMYMHINQYNKLKENTIKLLSEYHKKYRLRKGILKEEVRSKIESNFKTREMDILLEKLSTENAIKIENNIVSLLDFEVILNDKQKEIAKKIEKRLKSCGVSSILTIDEVSEGNHNYAEVLESMIGNKVEKLDDLYIMDKDIYENAKNILINYIKENKEITLGEYRDLIDSSRKNCMIILENFDRNKITKRVENKRILF is encoded by the coding sequence ATGAAAAATGTAGTAATTGGAACAGCAGGTCATATTGACCACGGAAAAACTACTCTTATAAAAGCATTGACTGGAAGAGAGACTGATACATTAGATGAAGAAAAAAAGAGAGGTATTTCAATAAACTTAGGATTTACTTATTTTGATTTACCAAACAATAGAAGAGCTGGAATTGTTGATGTCCCAGGACACGAAAAATTTATAAAAAACATGTTAGCTGGAGCATCAGGAATTGATATAGTTTTACTTGTTGTAGCAGCAGATGAAGGAGTTATGCCACAGACAGTTGAGCATTTAGATATTCTAAGCTTTTTAAATATCAAAAATGGAATAGTGGTTCTAACTAAGTCTGATACTGTAGATGATGAATTTAGAGAGCTAGCAAAAGAAGATATTTGTGAAAAAATAAAAGGAACTTTTCTTGAAGATGCTGAAATAATTGAAGTTGATTCTATATCTAAAAGAGGTATAGACACTCTTATTGAAAAAATAGATAAAATGAGTGATGATATAGAAGATAAAAATGAAAATTCTCCAGCAAGACTTAATATAGACAGAGTATTTTCAATAAAAGGGTTTGGTACTGTAATAACAGGCACTTTAATAGAAGGAAAGATAAGTATAGAAGATGATTTGGTTATATATCCACAGGTATTAAAAACAAAAATAAGAAGTATACAAGTTCATGGAGAAAATAAAGATACAGCTTATGCAGGTCAAAGAACAGCAATCAATATATCAAATGTAAAAGTGGATGATATAAAAAGAGGAGATGTTTTAGCTGCACCAAACTCATTGGAGGAATCAATGATGTTAGATGTAAAATTATCATTGGTAAATCATTTAGATAAAGGATTAAAGCACTGGGATAGATTAAGATTGTATCATGGAACTAGAGAGATACTTTGTAGAGCAGTTCCACTAGATAAGGAATTAATTGAAAGTGGAGAAAGTGGCTATGTTCAGTTGAGACTTGAAGAAAGCATAGTATCTAAGAAAGGTGATACGTTTGTAGTGAGACGTTATTCTCCAATGGAAACTATAGGTGGAGGTGTAATAATTGACCCATCTCCTAAAAAACATAAGAAATTTGATGAAAAAGTTATAGAAGCATTAAAAATAAAAGAAAAAGGCGAACTAAAAGATATAATAGAAGAGTACTTAAAAAGGAATTTAAAAAATTATCCAAATATAAAAGAAATAATGAGCTATAGTGGTGCTCATGAAGAAGATGTAAAAAGAGCGCTTGAAACACTTATATCAGAAGATAAAGTATTTATTATAGGAAATATGTATATGCATATAAATCAATACAATAAATTAAAAGAAAATACAATAAAGCTTTTAAGTGAGTACCATAAGAAGTATAGGCTTAGAAAAGGGATACTAAAAGAAGAAGTAAGGTCTAAGATAGAGAGTAATTTTAAGACTAGGGAGATGGATATTTTATTAGAAAAATTGTCTACAGAAAATGCTATAAAAATAGAAAATAATATAGTATCTCTATTAGATTTTGAGGTTATTTTAAATGATAAGCAAAAAGAAATAGCAAAAAAAATAGAAAAAAGATTAAAATCATGTGGAGTTTCTTCTATACTGACAATAGATGAAGTTTCTGAAGGAAATCATAACTATGCTGAAGTATTGGAGTCAATGATAGGTAATAAAGTAGAGAAATTAGATGATTTGTATATAATGGACAAAGATATTTATGAAAATGCAAAGAACATTTTGATAAATTATATAAAAGAAAATAAAGAAATAACATTAGGAGAATACAGAGATTTGATTGATTCTAGCAGAAAGAATTGCATGATTATATTGGAAAACTTCGATAGAAACAAAATAACTAAAAGAGTAGAAAACAAAAGAATTTTGTTTTAG
- the selD gene encoding selenide, water dikinase SelD — MKKEQKKLTEMTTAGGUAAKIGPEVLASVLSQLPKNDNIENLLVGLDTADDAAVYKLNDDMALIQTLDFFTPMVDDPYVFGQIAASNSLSDVYAMGGKPLVAMNIVCFPSCHDMDVLAEILKGGFDKVKESGALLVGGHTVDDKEPKYGLSVSGIVSPNKVLSNATAKPGDKLIITKPIGVGVLNTAMKEGMVEQHIADKVIEIMIHLNKYAAMSFEKFDVNSVTDITGFGLLGHTLEMAKASEVSIEIESKHVPIIEGAIEMAQMGIIPAGMYKNMHYVSKDVEVVGNIEVAVQDILYDPQTSGGLLISVKEELAEELVKDMKLNGAIEAKIIGSVVPKGEKYITVL; from the coding sequence ATGAAAAAAGAACAAAAAAAACTTACAGAGATGACAACAGCAGGTGGTTGAGCCGCTAAAATAGGGCCAGAGGTTCTGGCATCAGTTTTATCTCAATTGCCTAAAAATGATAATATAGAAAATTTATTAGTAGGACTAGATACAGCAGATGATGCTGCAGTTTATAAATTAAATGATGATATGGCACTTATCCAAACTTTAGACTTCTTTACACCAATGGTAGATGACCCATACGTATTTGGTCAAATTGCTGCATCAAATTCACTATCAGATGTATATGCTATGGGAGGCAAACCTTTGGTTGCTATGAATATTGTTTGTTTTCCATCATGCCATGATATGGATGTACTTGCAGAAATATTAAAAGGTGGGTTTGATAAAGTGAAAGAAAGTGGAGCACTTTTGGTTGGAGGGCATACTGTAGATGACAAAGAGCCTAAATATGGTCTTTCAGTTTCTGGGATTGTAAGTCCAAATAAAGTTTTATCAAATGCTACTGCAAAACCTGGTGATAAGTTAATTATAACAAAACCAATTGGAGTGGGTGTATTAAATACAGCCATGAAAGAAGGTATGGTAGAACAACATATAGCAGATAAAGTAATAGAAATAATGATACATTTAAATAAATATGCAGCAATGAGTTTTGAGAAATTTGATGTAAATTCGGTTACAGATATAACTGGTTTTGGTCTACTTGGTCATACTTTAGAAATGGCCAAAGCTTCTGAAGTAAGTATTGAAATTGAATCAAAACATGTACCAATTATTGAAGGTGCAATAGAAATGGCACAAATGGGAATTATACCTGCTGGTATGTATAAAAATATGCATTATGTATCTAAAGATGTAGAAGTTGTAGGAAATATAGAAGTTGCAGTTCAAGATATTTTATACGACCCACAAACATCAGGAGGGTTGTTAATTTCAGTAAAAGAAGAACTTGCAGAGGAACTTGTAAAAGATATGAAATTAAATGGAGCAATAGAAGCTAAAATTATAGGTTCTGTAGTTCCAAAAGGGGAAAAATATATTACAGTTTTATAA